A genomic segment from Deltaproteobacteria bacterium encodes:
- a CDS encoding carboxymuconolactone decarboxylase family protein — MVFHGVDVRKQFKRMRELAPEAYRAFLEFDGKAFAEGAMPVKTKELIALGIAQITQCPWCIDAHTARATKAGATDQEIAETTFVAMAMAAGAAWSHGGLALQSLDEHHAAAK; from the coding sequence ATGGTGTTCCACGGCGTCGACGTGAGGAAGCAGTTCAAGCGTATGCGCGAGCTCGCGCCCGAGGCGTACCGGGCATTCCTCGAGTTCGACGGCAAGGCGTTCGCCGAGGGCGCCATGCCGGTCAAGACGAAAGAGCTGATCGCGCTCGGCATCGCGCAGATCACGCAGTGCCCGTGGTGCATCGACGCGCACACGGCGCGGGCCACCAAGGCGGGCGCCACCGACCAGGAGATCGCCGAGACGACCTTCGTCGCCATGGCGATGGCGGCTGGCGCGGCCTGGAGCCACGGCGGGCTGGCCCTCCAGTCGCTCGACGAGCACCACGCGGCCGCCAAGTGA
- a CDS encoding proline--tRNA ligase, which produces MTRLSRLLVPTLREDPADAEVVSHKLLVRAGMMRQVARGIYDLLPLGLRAVRRFENIVR; this is translated from the coding sequence GTGACGCGCCTCTCCCGCCTCCTCGTCCCGACGCTGCGGGAGGATCCGGCCGACGCCGAGGTGGTGAGCCACAAGCTGCTGGTGCGCGCGGGCATGATGCGGCAGGTGGCGCGCGGCATCTACGACCTCCTGCCGCTCGGGCTCCGCGCCGTGCGCCGTTTCGAAAATATCGTGAGAG
- a CDS encoding isoaspartyl peptidase/L-asparaginase — MKAIAVHGGAGSEAAEARAPRRAGLARAAEAGWQVLARGGSALDAVVEAVVVLEDDPHFNAGRGSVLTVEGTLETDASVMAGETLAAGAVGAVSGVANPVRLARVIAAEGREVLLVGEAAAALAASHGLPRCPPEALVTEEARRRWRERRPASGDTVGAVARDHAGHLAAATSTGGVAGKRSGRVGDSAVLGAGTYADDRLGAGSATGPGEAIIRVCLVRSALELTGRGLDPAWVARHVLAELERRLGAAAGLVLIDPAGRIGIAHTTEAMAAARRSEESGGTVLVG, encoded by the coding sequence GTGAAGGCGATCGCCGTGCACGGCGGCGCGGGAAGCGAGGCCGCGGAGGCGCGGGCGCCGCGCCGGGCCGGTCTCGCGCGCGCAGCCGAGGCGGGCTGGCAGGTGCTCGCGCGCGGGGGGAGCGCGCTCGACGCGGTCGTCGAGGCCGTCGTCGTGCTCGAGGACGACCCGCACTTCAACGCCGGCAGGGGCTCGGTGCTGACCGTGGAAGGGACGCTCGAGACGGACGCATCGGTCATGGCGGGCGAAACGCTCGCCGCCGGCGCGGTGGGTGCGGTGAGCGGCGTCGCGAACCCGGTGCGGCTCGCGCGCGTGATCGCCGCCGAGGGCCGCGAGGTGCTCCTCGTGGGCGAGGCCGCGGCCGCGCTCGCCGCAAGCCACGGGCTCCCGCGCTGCCCGCCCGAGGCCCTGGTGACCGAGGAGGCGCGCCGCCGCTGGCGCGAGCGCCGGCCGGCGAGCGGCGACACCGTGGGAGCCGTGGCTCGCGACCATGCCGGACATCTCGCGGCCGCGACCTCGACCGGCGGCGTCGCCGGGAAGCGCAGCGGGCGGGTCGGGGACTCCGCCGTGCTCGGCGCCGGCACCTACGCCGACGACCGACTCGGCGCCGGGTCGGCCACCGGGCCCGGCGAGGCGATCATCCGCGTGTGCCTCGTCCGCAGCGCCCTCGAGCTCACCGGCCGCGGCCTCGACCCCGCGTGGGTGGCGCGGCACGTCCTCGCCGAGCTCGAGCGGCGGCTCGGCGCGGCCGCTGGCCTCGTGCTGATCGACCCGGCGGGCCGCATCGGCATCGCGCACACCACCGAGGCGATGGCAGCGGCGCGGCGCTCGGAGGAAAGCGGCGGCACGGTGCTCGTCGGGTGA